The Sphingobium sp. JS3065 genomic sequence TCACTTATTTCGCGATTCCGGCGAAATATCAGTATCGGGCGCTGCTGTGGGGCATCATCGGCGTGATCGTGCTGCGCGGCCTGATGATCGCGGGCGGGGCGATGCTGCTGCATCAGGCCTATTGGGTGATGTACCTGTTTGCAGCCTTCCTGATCTTCACCGGCATCAGGATGATGTTCGCGGACGACGAGCCGATGGATGTCGGCAAAAATCCGCTGATCCGCTTCATTTCAAGGCATATGCGGGTGACGCCGGAGCAGCATGGCGAGCATTTCCTGGCGCGCATGACCGATCCGAAGACCGGCAAGACGGTCGTGGCGGCGACCCCGCTGCTGCTGGCGCTGGTGGTGATCAATTTCGCCGACCTGATATTCGCGGTGGACAGCGTGCCCGCCATCTTCGCGATTACGACCGACATGTTCATCGTCTATACGTCGAACGTGATGGCGATATTGGGCCTGCGGGCGCTGTATTTCGCGCTGGCAGCGATGGTGCATCGCTTCCACTATCTGAAATATGCGCTGGCGGCGATCCTTGTGTTCATCGGGACGAAGATCTTCGTGGCGGACTTCCTGCTGGATGAAGGGAAATTCCCTCCGGCGCTGAGCCTGGGCGTGACCTTCGCGCTGATCGGCGCGGGTGTGGGATGGTCGTTGTGGAAGACGAGGGCAGAGGAGAAGCGGCTCGCCTAGCGGTGTGGGCAAATTCCGGGATCGGCGGGTTGGCCGGTTTGGGTGGAGGGCGGACGTTCAGTTTCCGTTCGCCCTGAGCCTGCCGAAGGGCCTTGCTAAGCGGAGGCGAAGCAAAGGGAGCCTCGCTTCGCTCGGCTGAAGGCTTCGACTTGCCGAAGGCAAGTTTATCCTGAGCGCCTGCCCTGGCAGGCAGTCGAAGGGCTCAGCCCGAACGGTTTTCTTGTGACCGTTAATGGCCATTTCCCGGCGTTCCGAATTGATCCCCGCCGCCTAGAGCGGTTTTCGATCTGATTGAATCAGATCGACCGCTCTATTCCTTTGTTTTACCGCGATTTCTTAAACGTCAGATGATGCCATCTGACTGGAAATCGCTTGTCTTATGACATTGCCATCCGTTTGGGTCATGCTGGATTGCCCGGGCCGGGGTGGCCACCCCGGCCCGGGCGGAAGGGGACGGATCGCAAAACCGCGGGTCGTTCAGGGACCGGGTTAGAGTAGGATCGCCCCTTTCTTTTCCATCAGGCCCGAACGGATACCAGGGTTTTGGACCCGGATGACAAGCATGGGACAGCGGAAAAGATGAGCGACAATCTACCACAGACGATCGGCATCGACATCTCCAAAGCGAGCCTTGATTGCCATGCCTACCCCGCCGGCTTCGAGCGCCAGTTCGCCAACACGGCCAGGGGCCACAAGGCGCTGATCGCCTGGCTACGACAATGGCCGGTCGAACGGATCGCCTATGAGGCAACCGGCACCTATCATCGCGCACTGGAGGCGGCGCTGACCAACTGGCCCTGTGTAAAGCTGCCCGGCGCTTCGCCCAGGCGACTGGCACGCTGGCCAAGACCGATCGCATTGACGCCATCCTGCTGGCTCGTATGGCCGCAACCTTGCAACCACCGGTCAGACCCGCTCGAAGCGCACAGCAGGCCCACATGGCGGAGCTCATCAATGCCCGCGACGGCCTGGTTCGTGACCGCACGGCGCTCAAGAATCGCGAGAAAAATCTCACCATCGCCTTTCTCAAGCGCCAGTGTCGCCAGCGGCTCGAACAAATCGATCGGCATCTCGAGGCTCTCGACACCGAGATCTCCAACCTGATCGCCGCCGATGCCGTACTTACGCGCCGGCACCAGATCCTGACCAGCATTGCGGGTGTGGGAACGCTGACCGCCAACCAGCTCATCGCCACCATGCCCGAACTCGGCAGCCTTGAGAACAAACAGGCCGCATCGCTTGCTGGTCTCGCCCCCGTCGCGCGACAGTCCGGACAATGGAAAGGCAAAAGCTTCATCCGTGGCGGACGCGCCAACGTGAGGCAGGCTCTCTATATGCCGGCACTCGTCGCCGCCCGATACAACCCTGACCTCAAGGCTAAGTATCAACAACTCGTCGACGCTGGGAAGCCCGCCAAAATCGCGATCACCGCCGTCATGCGAAAGCTCGTCGTCACCGCAAACGCACTGCTCAAGGCCGATAGGTGCTGGGCACAATCTCAGGGTTGACCATCACGGATACTCTAGCGGCGGGCGTCCGATCGGTAGAGGCGCTTGGCCGCGTTCACCCTGTCGATCAGGCTGGCGAGCGGGACCGGCGCCGATGCGGCCCGTTCGGGCAGGGTCAGGCCGTTGATGCGCTGCCCCAAGGCGGTGAAGGCGTGGTCGAAGCGGTCCATCTCTTTAGTCCCCGAAAAGCTGACGGGACTGCCATCGGGCACGGATGGTTAAGAAGATATTAGCGATATCCGGGCTTTGCGCCGAACCGAGTCAGAGGCAGGCGGGCAGCCCTTCGCGATAGGTCGGATAGCGGGGGGACCAGTCCAGCAGGCGCTTCGCCCGCCCGTTCGCGACGCGCCGGTTTTCGGCGTAGAAGGATTGCGCCATGGGTGAGAGCCGGGCTTCCTCCAGCGTCAGGAGCGGCGGAAGAGGCTGGCCAAGCATGGCGCAGGCGGTTTCGACCAGCCGGTTCTGCGCGCAGGGCAGGTCGTCCGAAAGATTGTAGATGCCCGGCGGTCCCCGGTGGAGCGAGGCGGCGATGCCCGCGACGATGTCGTCCACATGGGCGCGGCTGAAGACCTGATCGGGCAGGTCGATGCGATGCGCCCGCCCCTCCCGCACGCGGTCGAGCACGGAACGGCCGGGACCGTAAATGCCGGGCAGGCGGAAGCGCCGCATGTCCGGGCGCAGTGCGCCCCAACCGGCGTCGGCCCGCGCCCTGGCGGCGCGGCGGCCAAGGCGGACGGGGGTGGCTTCATCCACCCATGCGCCCGCCGCATCGCCATAGACGCCGGTGGAGGAGAGATAGCCCGTCCAGATCGCGGGCGCGGCGGCGATGGCCGCGCCGTAGCGGATGAGGACGGGGTCGGCATCGCCTTCGGGCGGGACGGAAGAGAGGATGTGGCTGGCCTGCGCGATGGCGGCGCGGACCGCGCTTTCGTCATCGAAGGCGAGCGCTTCGGCGTCGGCGGTGCGGCGGACGCCGGTGATGTGCCAGCCTTCGGCGCGCAGGCGGGCGGCCAGGCGGGAAGCGGTGTAGCCCTGCCCCAGAATGAGCATATGGGGCATGAACCGCTACCCCTTCAGACCGTGAAGCTTTCGCCGCAGCCGCAGCTACCCTTGGCATTGGGGTTGTTGAAGACGAAACCGGCGGTGAAGTCGTCCTCCACCCAATCCATGGTCGATCCGACTAGATAGAGCACCGACGCGCCGTCGATGTAGAAGGTGCCGCCGGGGGTTACGATCTTCTCGTCGAACTTCGCCTCTTCGCTTACATAGTCGACCGAATAGGCAAGGCCCGAACAGCCCCGGCGCGGCGTCGACAGCTTGACGCCGATGGCGCCTTCGGGCGCCTGCGCCATCAGGTCGGCGATGCGCCGTTCGGCGCTGGGCGTCAGGATAACGGCGGCGGGGCGGGCGCGGATCTTCGTTTCAGCAGTCATCAGAGCATTCCCAGTTCGAGCTTGGCTTCGTCCGACATTTTCTGCGGATCCCATGGCGGATCCCAGACGAGGTTCACCTGCGCATCGCCCACGCCCGGCACCGCGCCGACGCGCAATTCGACTTCGCCCGGCATGGATTCCGCCACCGGGCAATGCGGCGTGGTCAGCGTCATGGTGACGACGACATGGCCATCCCCGGTGACGTCCACGCCGTAGATCAGGCCGAGATCATAGATATTGACCGGGATTTCCGGGTCGTAAATTTCCTTCAGCGCATCGATCACGCCGTCATAGACGCTGCCGCCCGGCTCGCCCTTCGGCGTTTCGGCGGGCTTGGCGCTCAGGAAACCGTCGAGATAGTCGCGCTGGCGAGGGCCGGATTCAGCGGCTTCCTCGACACGCGCCTTGGGCGGATTATTCACCGCCTCGACCTCTTCCACCAATATCTTCCGTTCCTCAGCCATTACCGAAGATCTTCCTCACTCGTTCAATGCCTTTGACCAGAGCGTCCACATCGCCCTCGTCGCTGTAGATGCCGAAGCTGGCCCGCGCGGTCGCCTCTACGCCCAGGTGGCGCATCAACGGCTGCGCGCAGTGATGCCCCGCCCGGATCGCCACGCCCGTTTCGTCCAATATGGTGCCGACATCGTGCGGATGCACCCCCTCCACTTCGAAGGAGAGGATTCCCGCGCTGTCGTCCGGCCCGAAGACGCGCACGCTGTTCAGGCTTTCCAGCGCGGCCCGCGCCTTTGCGACCAGCGCGCATTCATGGGCATGGATTGCGTCGAGGCCGATGGACTGCACATAATCGATCGCCGCCGACAGGCCGACGACGCCGGTGATATGGGGCGTCCCCGCCTCGAACCGGGTCGGCGCGGGGGCGTAGGTCGTCTTCTCGAACGTCACCTTGTCGATCATCGACCCGCCCCCCTGATAGGGCGGCATGGCGTCCAGCAGTTCCTTCCGCCCCCAGAGCGCGCCGATGCCGGTCGGGCCGTAGAGTTTGTGCGCGGAAAAGACGTAGAAATCACAGTCCAGCGCCTGCACATCGACGGCGAGGCGCGGCACGGCCTGGCAGCCGTCGATCAATATCTTCGCGCCGACGCTGTGCGCGATGTCGGCGGCGCGGCGAACGTCGAGGACGCTGCCCAGCACGTTCGACACATGGGCGAGCGCGACCATCCTGTGCGCGGGGGTGATCATGGACTGCATGGCGTCCAGGTCGATCCTGCCGTCGGCGGTGAGCGGGACGACGTCGATCTGCGCGCCGACTTTCTCGGCCACGATCTGCCACGGGACGATATTGCTGTGATGTTCCAGCATCGAGAGCAGGATGCGGTCGCCCGCCTTCAACTGCGTCCCCGCCCAGCTTTGCGCGACGAGGTTGATGCCCTCCGTCGCGCCGCGGACATAGACGATCTCGCTGTCCGACGCCGCGCCGATGAAGCCGGCGACCTTGCGGCGGGCAGCTTCATAGGCGAGCGTCATGTTTGCCGAGCGCTCATAGACGCCGCGATGGACCGTCGCATAATCCGGGCCATAGGCGCGGGCGATGGCATCGATCACGGCATTGGGCTTCTGCGCGGTGGCGGCGCTGTCGAGATAATGCCAGTCGCCCCCTTCTCCATTCAAAAGGCCGGGGAAATCGTCTCTAAGCTTCAACGGAGGAATGGCGGGATCGGTCATACCAGCGTCTCCAGCTTGGCGATCGCGGCGGCTTCCAGCCTGTCCTTCACCGCTTCATCGGCCACATCGTCGAACACGCCTGCGACAAAGGCCTTGAGCAACAGAGTCTTGGCCGTCGCCGGGTCCATGCCGCGCGAGGCCATGTAGAACAACGCCTGGCGGTCCAGTTCGCCCACGGTCGCGCCATGGGCGCATTTCACGTCGTCGGCGTAGATTTCCAGTTCCGGCTTGGCATTGGCCGTGGCCGTGCGGTCCAGCAGCATGGCCTTCACCGACTGGAAGGCGTCGGTGCGCTGCGCGTCGCGGGCGACGTTGATGGAGCCGAGATAGCTGCCGGTGGCGTGCTGGCCCAGGATCGATCGGATCGTCTGGCCGCTGGTCGCGTCCGGCTGCGCATGGGTGACGGCGGTGATGATTTCCAGCGTCTGGTCGCCGCCGCCGATGATCGCGCCGTTCAGCTCGAAATGCGAACCCTTGCCCAGCGTGACGGTGAAGGTCACGCGGCCGAACTTCCCGCCGATGTTGAGGACGTGGAAATCGCAACGCGCGCCGTCCGCGATGTGGATCGCATAATCATGCACCGCCGCAGCCCCGTCGGCCGCATCCTGCAACAGATGGTGGCGCGCGGTTTCCCCGGCGGCGACATCGATGCGCGTCGGCGCGGGCGTCGGCCAGATGGCGGCCAGCGCGTCGAGGTCGCTGTAGCGCCATTCCTCGGCCCTGCGTGTAGGGAGGGGGCGCGTGGGAAGGGTCAGCGTGGTCACGCCGCAGCCACCTCCGCCCCGACGACATCGACATAGCCCTCGCGCTCCAGTTCCAGCGCCAGTTCGGGGCCGCCCGACTTCACGATCCGGCCCGCTGCGAGAACATGGACGAAGTCCGGCTTCACATAGTCGAGCAGGCGCTGATAATGGGTGATCAGCAGCACCGCCTTGTCCGGCTTGCGCATGATGGCGTTGATGCCCGCACCCACGATCTTGAGCGCGTCGATGTCCAGCCCGGAGTCGGTTTCGTCCAGGATCGCGAGCTTGGGGTCGAGAATGCCCATATGCACCATTTCGGCGCGCTTCTTCTCTCCGCCCGAAAAGCCGACATTCACCGGGCGCTTCAGCATCTCCATGTCGAGGCCCAGCAGGGCGGCCTTTTCCTTGGCGAGCTTGATGAATTCGCCGCCGTTCAGTTCCTTGTCGCCCCGCGCGCGGCGCTGCGAATTCAGGCTCTCGCGCAGGAATTGCAGGTTGGAGACGCCGGGTATCTCGACCGGATATTGGAAGCCCAGGAACAGGCCTGCGGCGGCGCGCTCATGCGGGTCCAGGCTGAACAAGTTCACACCGTCGAAAGAGGCATCGCCGCCGGTAACCTGATACCCTGGGCGGCCGCCCAGCGTATAGGCCAGCGTCGACTTGCCCGCGCCGTTCGGCCCCATGATCGCGTGGATCTCGCCCGCCTTGATGGTGAGCGACAGGCCCTTCAGGATCGCCTTGCCGTCGATTTCATTGGTCAGATTGTCGATCGTCAGCATCTCTTATCCCTTATGCGCGCGCTGGAGCGTCCGCGCCGTCCAGAAGGCCATGTCCCGCACGTCGCCCGGCGCGGGGAACAGCGTGTCGATATGGCGCTTGATCGGCATATAGGGCCACCAGTCGGCGCCGGGTTCGGGCGCGCCCTTTTCCAATATGCCGGTCACGAATTCGGTCACCGGACCCATGCGGGCAAGGTTGGGGGCCTTCGCCTTGTGGAACGCCTTGTCGGATTTCAGCTTCTCGGTGAAGGCGAGGTCGCCCTTCTCCAGCGCGGCGCGGCATTCGGCCTGATAGGCGTCGAGGTCGCCGAAATCCTTGGCGGCGCGGGCCTGAAGCTCGCCATCCTCCAGTTCATAATCCTCGGTCAGGATGCGGATCGCGGCGGTCCATGCCTGGCCATTGCCGACATCCTCCGCGAAATCGGCGAGGGCGTCCTGGATATCGTCTTCGTCGCTCAAAATTCTTGTCCTTGAGAGTTGGAAAGGAGAGGGGAGTTCAAGGGCTGGCCCTTGTCGATCACCCGACCGACCCCTCCAGCGAAATGCCCAGCAGCTTCTGCGCCTCTACGGCGAACTCCATCGGCAATTGTTGCAGTACTTCCCGCGCGAAGCCGTTGACGATCAGGCTGACCGCCGCTTCCTGATCCAGCCCGCGCTGCATCGCGTAGAAAAGCTGGTCGTCGCTGATCTTGCTGGTGGTCGCCTCATGCTCGATCTGGGCGGAGGGGTTGCGCACCTCTATATAGGGGACGGTGTGCGCGCCGCACTGGTCGCCCAGCAGCAGGCTGTCGCATTGGGTGAAGTTGCGCACGCCCTCCGCGCCGGGCGCGACGCGGACGAGGCCGCGATAGGTGTTGTTCGAACGCCCGGCGCTGATGCCCTTCGACACGATGGTCGAGCGCGACCCCTTGCCATTGTGGATCATCTTGGTGCCGGTGTCGGCCTGCTGCATGTTGTTGGTCAACGCCACCGAGTAGAATTCGCCCACGCTGTTTTCGCCGTTCAGCACGCAACTGGGATATTTCCAGGTGATGGCGGAGCCGGTTTCCACCTGGGTCCAGCTCACCTTGCTGTTGCGGCCCTGGCAGAGCGCCCGCTTGGTCACGAAATTATAGATGCCGCCCTTGCCGTTCTCGTCACCCGGATACCAGTTCTGGACGGTGGAATATTTGATCTCCGCATCGTCCAGCGCGACCAGTTCGACCACGGCGGCGTGAAGCTGATTCTCGTCGCGCATCGGCGCGGTGCAGCCTTCAAGATAGCTGACATAGCTGCCCTCGTCCGCGACGATCAGCGTGCGTTCGAACTGCCCCGTATTTTCCGCGTTGATGCGGAAATAGGTGCTGAGTTCCATCGGGCAGCGCACGCCCTTCGGAATGTAGACGAAGGTGCCGTCGGAAAAGACCGCGCAATTCAAAGTCGCGAAATAATTGTCGTGCATCGGCACGACCTTGCCCAGCCACTTCTTCACCAGATCGGGATATTCGCGCACGGCTTCGCTGATGGAGCGGAAGATGACGCCCGCCTCCTCCAGTTCCTTGCGGAAGGTGGTGGCGACGGACACGGAATCGAACACCGCGTCGACCGCAACCTTGCGGCTGCCCTTCACTCCGGCCAGCATTTCCTGCTCGGCGATGGGGATGCCCAGTTTCTGATAGGTCGCCAATATCTCCGGGTCGACCTCATCCAGCGAATTCAGCTCCGCCTTCTTCTTCGGCTCGGCATAATAATAGGCGTCCTGATAGTCGATCGGCGGGATGTTGAGCTTTGCCCAGTCCGGCGATTCCATCTTCTGCCACATGGCGAAGGCCTTCAGCCGCCATTCCAGCAGCCATTCCGGTTCGTTTTTCTTGGCGGAAATGAAGCGAACCGTATCCTCGTTCAGCCCCTTGGGCGCGAAATCCTGCTCGATGGCGGAGGACCAGCCATGTTCGTAGGTGGAGGCGCGGTCCGCGGCCTCCTGCGCTTCGAGATTGCGAACGGTGGTTGCTTCTTCTGTCATGCCATTTCTCGTGTCAGGCCAATTCTTGGGTCAAACTGGCGATCGTGACGCCCGCAAGCGCCGATCGAATCGCGTTGTTCGCCACATTCATATGCGGGCGGACGCGGCAGTCCTGCTCCAGCAAGCAGTCATGCGCGCCCATTTCCGTACATGCGGTCATGGCGATGGGGCCTTCCACCGCCTCCACCACGTCGGCCAGGGTGATCGCGGCGGGCGGGCGGCTGAGGCGGACGCCGCCGCCGGTCCCCCGGCTCGATTCGAGCAGGCCCGCCGCCGACAAGCGGCTCACCAGCTTCTGCGCGGTGGGCAGGGGAATGCCGGTTTCGGCGGAAAGCGTGGTCGCGTTCATCCGCGTCCCGCCGCAATGGCGGGCGGCGGCGGACATCAGCACCACGGCATAATCTGCGAAACTCGACAGCCTCATGACCTGCGTCTTTGCGAACCATTCTCAAATCGGATCGAATCAATCCGATTGCGCATGTGGTCCCGCACGCACGCGGAATCAAGGCATTTTTGCTTGGGAAGGCAGCTTAGCTGAAACGGTTGATCACGGCCACGTCTCCCCCCAGCGACCGGCGCAGCAGGGTAAGCTGCGCCACGGCGCTGGGTTCGGTCTGCAACTGATGCGGGGTCAGGCCGATGAAATGCTTGATCTCCCGAATGAAATGCGACTGGTCGTAGAAGCGCCCGTCATCGCACAGCGCCTGCCAGCTTTCATGGTCGAGCGCGATCCGCGCGCTGCACCGCAACGCCCGATATTTTCGGGCCAGCAGCTTGGGCGGGCAGCCATAATATTTGTTGGTGAGCCGGGCGAGCTGGCGCGGCGACAAGCCGGTGATGTCCGCCAGCGTCTCGATCCGCGGGGATCCTTCCCCCATCAGCCATCCGTCCACCGCCTCCAGCAGCCGCCATGTCGATTCGGGCAGCGGAACCAGCTTTTCCGCCAGGAACGACCAGCAAAGCGCCGCCATCGCCTCCGCATCGGGGGCGGCGCGCAGCTTGTCCAGCAGATCCCGATATTCCGGAATCTGGCCCATTTCCTTCACCCGGTCCGTCAATATGCTGGCGTCGCCGCCATGCAGCGCGATCCATCCCGCCGGAAGCAGGGAAATGCCGACCACCCGGCCAGGGCCGTCCAGTTCGAACCGGGTCGCGCCCAGGGTCGGCCCCAGCAGGCAGACTTCCGGCGTCCGGGCGATCGTTCCGTCATGAAAATGATAATCGCCGCTATTGTCCAGCATGAAGCGAAGTTGCGGCACGTCGGCGCGGGTCACGTCGGAATAATGATCGGCCGTTTCGGTGAAGATGTAAAGCGATCCGAAATGGGCGTTGAGTTGTCGGGGCGGCGCGAAATAACGCAACCGTACCAGTCCGTGCGCCGCATCGACGCTATAGGATAATGGCGCCTGCCCATCTGTTGCCGTAATGTTTGGCGCCCCCCCGGGCGCTTCGCCGTTACGCGACCGCATATCTCACCCCAAAGCCCAATATGCGCCATCGCGGCAAAGGTGCAAGGCCTATGCTTAATGGAATATCTCTTTCCGTACGGATGGAGTCGATGGGAAGGCGTTTTCCATAAAAATGACCCGGCGGTTTTCACCGCCGGGTCAGGAAAAGGTCTCGTCAGCCATATGGCTTAGAGCCTTCGGGTCGCGGGACTCTCTTACGTCCGAATCGGGGAAATTTTATTGGATGGATCGGACATTAGGCGGACCAAAACGGGACGAATCCCAATGAATCTTGTTAAGAAATGCCGTTCCTCCCCTACTGTTGCCGCGTTGCAACAGCGACTCGACGCGCGCCGTTCGCACTGGCATAGCGCGGCCATGTCATACAGCCTGATCCGCCCCCTGTTTTTCGCGCTGGACGCCGAGCGCGCCCATCATCTGTCCGTCAAATTGTTGCGCCTGATGCCGGTTTCCTCCGCGCCGGAACCCGATTCGATGCTGGCGCAGACGGTGGCGGGCATCGTCTTTCCCAATCCGGTGGGCCTGGCGGCGGGCTATGACAAGGAAGGGCTGGTCGCCCACAAGATGCACGGCCTGGGTTTCGGCTTTGCCGAACTGGGGACGCTGACCCCGCTGCCGCAGCCGGGCAATCCCCTGCCGCGCCTGTTCCGATTGAAGGAGGACCGGGCGGTGATCAACCGCATGGGCTTCAACAATGGCGGCCAGGCGGCGGCGGCGGAGCGGATCGCGAAGCGCAAGCGGCCCGCCAGCAACGGGCAAACCCCCGTGATCGGCATCAATATTGGCGCGAACAAGGACGCGACCGACCGAATCGCGGATTATGCGACGGGCGTGACCTGCATGGCGCCGCTGGCCGATTATCTGACGGTCAACATCTCCTCCCCCAATACGCCGGGGCTGCGGGCGCTTCAGGACCGGGCGGCGCTGGACCAGTTGCTGGGCGCGGTGATGGCGGCGCGGGGGGCGAATCGCACCCCCATTTTCCTGAAGGTCGCTCCCGATCTGGAACCGGCCGATGTCGACGACATCGCCGCCGCCTGCATCGATCACCGGATCGACGCGCTGATCGTTTCCAACACCACCATTTCCCGGCCTCCGCTGCGGTCGGCGCTGGGCGGTGAGGCGGGCGGCCTGTCGGGCGCGCCGTTGCACGACCTGGCGCTGCAAAGGCTGCGCGACTTCCGCAAGGCGCTGGGCACGCGCCTGCCGCTGATCGGCGTGGGCGGCATCGCCAATGCGGAACAGGCCTATGCCCGCGTCCGCGCCGGGGCCAGCCTGATCCAGCTTTACAGCGCGCTGGTCTATGAAGGCCCCTATCTCGCCCGGCGGATCAACGCGGGGCTGAAAAGGCTGATGGTCCGCGACGGGGTTAAGAATATCGGCGAGATAGTGGGTATCGACGCCTGATCCGTCATATGGGTTGCAGAGCGCAACGCAGCGATTAGGGTGCCGGACATGATTTCTCGCCTTTCCGGCCTGTTGGCTCCCCTCGCCCTTTACGCCCTCCTTCCCGCCCCGCTCGCCGCGCGGGAGCCGGTTTCGGTCAATGCGACCGTTTCCGCCGCCGATCCCCGCGCCGCCGAGGCGGGGCAGGAGATATTGCGCAAGGGCGGCAGCGCCACCGACGCCGCCATCGCCATGATGCTGACGCTGAATGTCGTCGAACCGCATAATAGCGGCATCGGCGGCGGCGGCTTCCTGATGCACCATGACGGGCGGACCGGCGTGCTGGAGTCGATCGACGGGCGGGAAACGGCCCCGGCGGCGGCGCGGCCCGACCGCTTCATGGGGGCGGACGGCCAGCCCCTGCCCTTCCGCCAGGCCTGGCCGGGCGGCTATTCCGTGGGCGTGCCGGGCAATTTGCGGCTGGCATGGGACGCGCATCGCAAATGGGGCAAGCTGCCCTGGGCGGAGCTGTTCCAGCCCGCCATCCGCTATGCCGAACAGGGGTTCGAGGTGCGGCAACGGCTCGACACGGCGATGAGGGCGGTGGCGCCGGTCTGGGCGGACTTTCCCGAAATCCAGAAATATTTCTGGATCGACGGCAAGCCCGCGCCGATGGGGACGATCCTGAAGAATCCGCCGCTGGCCGCCCTGTTCAAGCGAATCGCTGCGGAGGGGCCGGACGCCTTCTATCTGGGCGACAATGCCAGGATGATTGCGGAGACCGTCACCAACGCGCCGAAAAATCCGGTGCCGATGACGGAGGCTGACCTGGCGGCCTATCAGGCCAGGCCGCGCAAGCCGGTCTGCGGCCCTTATCGCGTCTATACGGTGTGCGGCATGGGGCCGGCATCGGCGGGCGGGATCACCGTGTTGCAGGTGCTGGGCATGGTCGAGCGATTCCCGCTGGCGCAATGGGGCAAGGACGATCCCCGGTCCTGGCATGTGATCGGGGAGGCGATGCGGCTCGCCTATGCCGACCGCGAGACATGGCTGGGCGATCCCGCGTTCGTGCAGGTGCCGATCGCCGGGCTGATCGACCCTGCTTATCTCAAGCGGCGCTCAGGCCTCATCAGCTTGGGCAAGGCGCTCAACGACTATCGCCCCGGCACCCCGCCGGGCGCGGAGAAGCGCACCGCCGCCCTGCCCCAGCCCGAAGCGGGCACCAGCCATTTCGTCGCGGTGGACCGCAATGGCGACATCGCCGCCTGGACATCCACCATCGAAAGCTTCTTCGGCAGCCAGTTGATCGCCAACGGCGTGATCCTGAACAATGAACTGACCGATTTCAGCTTCACGCCCGAAAAGGACGGCGCGCTGGTCGCCAACCGGGTGGAGCCGGGCAAGCGGCCTCTGTCGTCCATGTCGCCCACCATCGTCTATGACGCGGCGGGGACGCCCGTCTTCACCATCGGCGCGGCAGGCGGCAAGACCATCATCATGCAGGTCGCCAAGGCGCTGATCGCCCATTTCGACTGGGGGCTGTCCGCGCAGGATTCGATCGCGCTGGGGTTCGAATTCTTCGACAAGGACGGGCTGGTGCTGGAACAGGGCACGTCGCTGGAGGCGATGAAGGCGCCGCTGGAAAAGCTGGGACATAAGGTGTCGATCAACCGCTTCGGCCTGAAAGCCAATGCGGCGGAGCGGAAGGCCGACGGCCATTGGGTCGGCGGCGCCGATCCGCGCAGTCCGGGCGTTTCGTTGCAGGAGTAAATCTTTACTCCGTTAGCGAACCGGGATGACGGAATCAGCCCTTCAAATCCAACCCCGCCACGTTGAACTGGAAGGGGAAGGTCTTCTCGTTCGGGCCGACCACCAGATCGACCTTGATCGTCCCGGATTTCCTGATCGCATCATAGGCCTTGGCGGCGGGCAGCACCTCTATGCCGTCCTTATTCTCCGTCATCCGCCCCTTCCATTCATGGGTCTTTCCGTCATCCGTGGTGGCCGTGACGCTGCAATCGGACAGATCGCAGGCGAAGGGCGCGCCCACCAGCTTGACGGTGACGTCGGCCGCGCCCGTTTCCATCGGCT encodes the following:
- the sufB gene encoding Fe-S cluster assembly protein SufB; this encodes MTEEATTVRNLEAQEAADRASTYEHGWSSAIEQDFAPKGLNEDTVRFISAKKNEPEWLLEWRLKAFAMWQKMESPDWAKLNIPPIDYQDAYYYAEPKKKAELNSLDEVDPEILATYQKLGIPIAEQEMLAGVKGSRKVAVDAVFDSVSVATTFRKELEEAGVIFRSISEAVREYPDLVKKWLGKVVPMHDNYFATLNCAVFSDGTFVYIPKGVRCPMELSTYFRINAENTGQFERTLIVADEGSYVSYLEGCTAPMRDENQLHAAVVELVALDDAEIKYSTVQNWYPGDENGKGGIYNFVTKRALCQGRNSKVSWTQVETGSAITWKYPSCVLNGENSVGEFYSVALTNNMQQADTGTKMIHNGKGSRSTIVSKGISAGRSNNTYRGLVRVAPGAEGVRNFTQCDSLLLGDQCGAHTVPYIEVRNPSAQIEHEATTSKISDDQLFYAMQRGLDQEAAVSLIVNGFAREVLQQLPMEFAVEAQKLLGISLEGSVG
- a CDS encoding RrF2 family transcriptional regulator — translated: MRLSSFADYAVVLMSAAARHCGGTRMNATTLSAETGIPLPTAQKLVSRLSAAGLLESSRGTGGGVRLSRPPAAITLADVVEAVEGPIAMTACTEMGAHDCLLEQDCRVRPHMNVANNAIRSALAGVTIASLTQELA
- a CDS encoding helix-turn-helix domain-containing protein; the encoded protein is MRYFAPPRQLNAHFGSLYIFTETADHYSDVTRADVPQLRFMLDNSGDYHFHDGTIARTPEVCLLGPTLGATRFELDGPGRVVGISLLPAGWIALHGGDASILTDRVKEMGQIPEYRDLLDKLRAAPDAEAMAALCWSFLAEKLVPLPESTWRLLEAVDGWLMGEGSPRIETLADITGLSPRQLARLTNKYYGCPPKLLARKYRALRCSARIALDHESWQALCDDGRFYDQSHFIREIKHFIGLTPHQLQTEPSAVAQLTLLRRSLGGDVAVINRFS
- a CDS encoding quinone-dependent dihydroorotate dehydrogenase, whose product is MSYSLIRPLFFALDAERAHHLSVKLLRLMPVSSAPEPDSMLAQTVAGIVFPNPVGLAAGYDKEGLVAHKMHGLGFGFAELGTLTPLPQPGNPLPRLFRLKEDRAVINRMGFNNGGQAAAAERIAKRKRPASNGQTPVIGINIGANKDATDRIADYATGVTCMAPLADYLTVNISSPNTPGLRALQDRAALDQLLGAVMAARGANRTPIFLKVAPDLEPADVDDIAAACIDHRIDALIVSNTTISRPPLRSALGGEAGGLSGAPLHDLALQRLRDFRKALGTRLPLIGVGGIANAEQAYARVRAGASLIQLYSALVYEGPYLARRINAGLKRLMVRDGVKNIGEIVGIDA
- the ggt gene encoding gamma-glutamyltransferase encodes the protein MISRLSGLLAPLALYALLPAPLAAREPVSVNATVSAADPRAAEAGQEILRKGGSATDAAIAMMLTLNVVEPHNSGIGGGGFLMHHDGRTGVLESIDGRETAPAAARPDRFMGADGQPLPFRQAWPGGYSVGVPGNLRLAWDAHRKWGKLPWAELFQPAIRYAEQGFEVRQRLDTAMRAVAPVWADFPEIQKYFWIDGKPAPMGTILKNPPLAALFKRIAAEGPDAFYLGDNARMIAETVTNAPKNPVPMTEADLAAYQARPRKPVCGPYRVYTVCGMGPASAGGITVLQVLGMVERFPLAQWGKDDPRSWHVIGEAMRLAYADRETWLGDPAFVQVPIAGLIDPAYLKRRSGLISLGKALNDYRPGTPPGAEKRTAALPQPEAGTSHFVAVDRNGDIAAWTSTIESFFGSQLIANGVILNNELTDFSFTPEKDGALVANRVEPGKRPLSSMSPTIVYDAAGTPVFTIGAAGGKTIIMQVAKALIAHFDWGLSAQDSIALGFEFFDKDGLVLEQGTSLEAMKAPLEKLGHKVSINRFGLKANAAERKADGHWVGGADPRSPGVSLQE